Within Terriglobales bacterium, the genomic segment AACGGGCAGAACGGGGCAGCCAAGCTGCTCACCGCCTGCACCCTGCCCGCGGAAGAGGGCATGCAGGTGCGGACCCACTCGGCGCGGGTGCAGAAGACGCGGCGCCTGCTGCTGGAGCTGTACGTGGCCACCTGCCCGCAGTCCAAACGCATCCAGGACCTGGCCTCGGAGCTGGGGGTGCACCAGTGCCGCTATGAGGCCAAGCACGAGACTTGCATCCAGTGCGGGCTGTGCGTGCGCATGTGCGAGCAGCAGATGATGGCGGGGGCCATTGGCTTCGCCGGGCGCGGGCTGACGCGGCACGTCTCCCGCCCCTTCGACATGACCGACGCCACCTGCCGGCAGTGCGGGGCGTGCCTGTACATCTGCCCCACCTGCGAATTGCGCTGCGCCGGCCCGCAAGCCGAGTCCACGCTGTGCAACGGATGCCTGAATTTTGCGCCGGTGTGCTTCCAGAGCTACGAGGACGCCATGTGCTTCCTGGAGCCCTGCCACGCCTGCGAGTTGCCCGGGCCCCTGCGTCCCGACGTGAAGGTGACGCTGAGCCCGGTCACCCGGCCCACGAATACCTATAAATGAACAGGGAGAGGTTATGACCTATACGCGACTGAATGCTTCAGCGGCCACGCTGACCAAGAACCGGACGGAAGACTCCATCAGCCCCTTCAGCGGGATGTGCGCCACCTGCGTGGACGGCTGCATCGGGATGTGCGAGATCGGCAAGAGCGCCTATCGCGGCCCGGAGATGATCTACCCGCAGCCTTTCGGGATCATCACCACCGCCTCGCAGAAGGACTACCCGGTGGACCTCTCGCACTTCACCATCCTGGGGCGGGCGACGGGAGCGTGGGGGATGGAGGCGGACTCCAACCGCGCGCTGTTCCCCAACGTGGACCTGGAGGTCACCATCGGGCGCGACCCGGGGATCCGCTGCCGGCTGCCCTTCGGGGTGGCGGCCATGGGCTCCACCAACGTGGCCAAGAACAACTGGGCAGGGCTGGCGGCGGGGGCCGCCATCACCGGCGTGCCCATGTGGATCGGGGAGAACGTCTGCGGCATGGACATGGAGTCGCGGCTGGAGAACGGCCGCGTGATCTCCAGCGTGGACCTGGAGTGGCGCGTGGCCTGCTACCGCGAGTGGCAGCAGGACTACGGCGAGATCTTCGTGCAGGCCAACGTCGAGGACACCATGCTGGGGGTGCAGGAGTACGCCCTGCAGAAGCTGGGCGTGAAAGCCCTGGAGCTGAAGTGGGGACAGGGCGCCAAGGACATCGGCGGCGAGGTCAAGATCCGCGACCTGAAGAAGGCGCAGGAGCTGCAGAAGCGCGGCTACGTGGTGCTGCCCAACCCCTCCAACGCGGTGGTGATCGAGGCCTTCAAGAAGGGCAGCTTCCATGAGTTCGAGCGGCACTCGCGCGTGGGCATGGTCACCCAGGACTCCTTCCTCAAGCGGGTGGAGGAGCTGCGCAAGCTGGGCGCCAAGTACATCACGCTGAAGACCGGCGCCTACCGGCCGGTGGACCTGGCGCGGGCGGTGAAGTTCGCCTCCCTGGCCGAACTCGACCTGCTGACGGTGGACGCGGCCGGCGGCGGCACCGGCATGTCGCCGTGGCGCATGATGAACGAGTGGGGCATCCCCGGCATCGAACTGCACTCGCTGCTGCGCGGATACCTGGAGAAGCTCAAGGCGAAGGGCAAGTTCGTGCCCGACGTGGCCCTGGCCGGAGGCTTTACCTTCGAGGACCAGATGTTCAAGGGCTTCGCGCTGGGCGCGCCCTTCGTGAAGATGATCGCCATGGCGCGCTCGCCCCTGGCCGCCACCATGGTGGCCAAGACCATCGGCAAGTCGATCGAGTCACAGGACCTGCCCATCTACATCCAGCGCTTCGGGATGAGCGTGGACGAGATCTTCGTCACCGCGCCCGAGCTGCGGCAGCGCTTCGGCGACCGCTTCGACAAGCTGCCGGTGGGCGCCGTCGGCTTCTACACCTACCACCAGCGCCTGGCGCAGGGACTGCGGCAACTGATGGCGGGAGCGCGCAAGTTCGCCATCCGCTACATCGGGCGCGACGACATCGCCGCGCTTACGCAGGAGGCCAGCCAGATCAGCGGCATCCCCATGGTCAGCGACGTCGACCGCGAGGAGGCAGAAGCGCTTTTGGGCCAGTAAGTCAGGAAACGGAAACACGGCCAGGCAGGCCCGGCGCGAGCCGGGCCTGTCTGTTTGGCCTCTCCGCGCGCCAACTCCAAACTCCTAACTCCTAACTCCTGACCGCTGACCCCTGACTCCTTGCTGTGATACAACTGTCGCCCGCGAAAGGAAGGCACTATGCGCAAGACATTCTTCCCCATCCTCCTGCTGCTGCTGGCAGCGTGCGCGGCGGCGCAGGTCAAGCCCGAGCAGGGTGACTTCGTCATCCGAGACTTTCACTTCAAGAGCGGGGAGACGCTGCCTGAGCTGAGAATCCACTACTACACCCTGGGCACGCCGCAGAAGGACGCGGCCGGCAACGTGACCAACGCGGTCCTCTTACTGCACGGCACCAGCGGCTCGGGACGCAACTACCTGGGGGAGAACTTCACCACCGTCATCTTCGCGCCGGGCGGGCCGCTGGACGCCACCAGGTTCTTCATCATCCTGCCCGACGACATTGGGCACGGCAGGTCCTCGAAGCCCAGCGACGGCCTGCACATGCGCTTCCCCCACTACGACTACGACGACATGGTGGAGGCGGAGTACCGGCTGGTCACCGAGCACCTGGGCATCCATCACCTGCGGCTGGTGGGCGGCATCTCCATGGGCGGGATGCACACCTGGCTGTGGGGGGAGGAGCACCCGGAGTTCATGGACGCGCTCTTCCCGCTGGTCAGCCAGCCCATCGAAATCGCGGGGCGCAACCGCATGTGGCGGGAGCTGTGCGAAGACATGATCCGCGACGACCCGGCGTGGCAGAACGGCGAGTACCATCAGGAGCCGCCCAACCTGGCGCTGCTGGGCGAGATGTTCGCGGTCGCGGTAGCCGGGCCGTCGGATGCGCAGAAGCGCGCCCCGACCCACGATGCCGCCGACCACCTGCTGCAGCAGGTGGGATCGCGCTACAGCTCCGCCATGGACGCCAACGACATCCTGTACGCGCTGGAGGCTTCGCATGACTACAACCCCTGGCCGCGGCTGGAGGCCATCCGGGCCAGGCTGGTGGCGGTCAACGCGGAGGATGACTTCATCAACCCGCCCGAGTTAGGCGTCATGCCGGAGGCCATGAAGCGGGTCGCGCACGGCCAGTACGTGCTGCTCAAAGTCGCCGACGGCGCCCACGGGCACGGCACCTCGGGAGAGACAAAGATGTGGGCGCCGGTGCTGCGAGTACTTCTGGGAGAGAAGTAGGCAGGGGACGGAAGGCAAAAGGAAAAAGACAAAAGGAAGTGAAGAAGCAGGCCCGGCATCAGGCCGGGCCTGCTAACTTTTGCTAACTTTCAACTGCTGGCCGCCAACGACTGGCCTCAGGAGCGGTTGCTGGAGCGGCCGCTAGCGGGCGGCAGGCTGAGGGGCTGGCGCAGGCGGAAGGTCACCGCTGACTCTGCCGCCACTGTGACCTGCTTTCTGCCGGTCAAGGCGGCAACACCCAGCCCGGCGCCGGCGCCCACCGGCCCGCCGATCAATGCGCCCTTGCCGCCGGCGGCCAGCGCCCCGATGAGGGTGCCCGCGCCACCGCCACCTCCGATCCATCCGAGGTTGCGCACCTTGTGGCTGCCGCTGACCCGGCCCACGGTGTTGGTGCGCAGCTCATAGCTCTCCTGATCCAGGCGCAAGCTGTCCAGGGTGAGTTCCAGGCTGGCGCGGCCGCGCAGCCGGCCCGAGGGATGGGCGTACACCACCCGGCCCGCCACCGGCGTGCCGCTGGGGATGACCACCTGGTCATCCACCACCACGGGGGAGAGCACGGTCGCGTCGAAGGGCTCGCCCGCGTAGCTGGAGCGCGTGGACAAGCTCTGATCCAGCTTGACCATCAGCGCCGTCCCTTCCGGGACGGTCACCAGGTCAGGTTTGGCGGCCTTCACCGCCCGGTTGACCAGGGTGCTGCCCGAGAAGGTCATGGCCACGGCCAGTGGAATGGCCAGAAGGACGTACTTCATTCTGTTCCACAGCATTTCGGTACCTCCTAGAGTGGCTCCTTAGTTGGATGGCTGGAGCGGGGGGAGGGATGTCAGGCTAACCGATTGCATATACAAGACTTAGCGCAGATATCGGGGAGGAGTCCCGGCCCGTCGCCCGCCCGCTTTCAGGCCGCCGTGGCTTCGTCCTGGGGCGGGCCGATGCGCTGTTGAGCGCGGGCGCGCAGCCACTGGGCCAGCGCGGGATTCTGTGCCAGGTGGGCGCTGAACTCGCGGGCCGAGAGGCGCCGCCATTCGCCGCCCTCGATCACGCGCACTTCGATGAGCCCGTGGTGGATGCGGTAATCGGCGACGGGATGGCCCTGAGGCGATTCGATGTGAAGCTGGTTCGGGATCATGTCTAGGGCTCCAAGAGAACGTTGAGAAGCCTGGTCAGGGACTTCTTCTGGGGCGCGCCGGGCTCGGCGTCGGCGGGGTGATCGGGGAGAAGCGCCAGACTGTTGGACGAGCAACTTCGCGGCCACGACGAAGGCGCGTAAGTGCCTGATCCGGCAGGGGGTGGAAGAGGGGCGGCAAGCAGAATCTTCACCCAGCAGGAAATCCCTGCATGCTGTGGGGAGAGGTGGTCGTGGCAGCGGGTTCCTGCCGTTGGGCCTTAGGAGCCGGGGGTGACCGAATCGGGTGCGCGCTGAGAGGAGGTTTGGACAAAAACCGAAGTCTCCTGTATGATGTCTTTGCGTTCGATGGAAGCGGTTGTGAGCGGTATCCGCGTTAAGCGTTGCCTGCCTCTGCAGTATCCTCCGGTTCATTCAGCGCTATCTCAAGAAAAAGGAATGTGTGCAACACAATGGAACAAGGAACAGTGAAGTGGTTCAACGACGCCAAGGGCTACGGCTTCATCACCCGTCAGAACGGTGAGGATGTCTTCGTGCATTTCTCCGCCATCCAGGCGGAGGGCTTCCGCAGCCTGCAGGAAGGCCAGGCCGTGCAGTTCAACGTCGTGAAGGGACCCAAGGGCTGGCAGGCAGAGAACGTACAGCCTCTCTAAGAAGCTCCCGCTTCTGAAAAGCAACGAGGGCGGCGCAAGCCGCCCTTTTTGTTGCAGCAGGAGTCAGGGGTCAGTCGTCAGGAGTCAGGAAGAGCCATGAGCGGCAAGATCCGCAATATCGCCATCATCGCGCACGTGGACCACGGCAAGACCACGCTGGTGGACGGCATGCTGCGCCAGAGCGGCATCTTCCGCGCCAACGAAGCGGTGGTGGAGCGGGTCATGGACTCCAACGAATTGGAGCGCGAGCGCGGCATCACCATCCTGGCCAAGAACACCGCCGTCTTCTACCAGGGGGTGAAGATCAACATCGTGGACACCCCCGGGCACAGCGACTTCGGGGGCGAGGTGGAGCGCGCGCTGAAGATGGTGGACGGGGTCATGCTGCTGGTGGACGCCAGCGAAGGCCCGCTGCCGCAGACCCGCTACGTGCTCAGTAAGGCGCTGGAGGCGGGGCTGCCGCCCATCCTGGTGATCAACAAGATCGACCGCGGCGACGCCCGCCCGCAGGAGGTGCTGAACGAGGTCTACGACCTGTTCATCGACCTGGATGCGAAGGAAGACCAGCTCGACTTCCCCGTGCTCTACACCAACGCCAAGACGGGGACGGCGAGCGCCGACCCGGCCCGGCCGGGTACCGATCTGCGCCCGCTCTTCGAAGCCATTCTGAAGACCATCCCGCCGCCCGCGGGTGACGCAGCGGGCCCGCTGCAGGTGCTGGTCGCCAACCTCGACTACAGCGACTACCTGGGACGGCTGGCCATCGCGCGCGTCTTCCACGGCACCCTGCGCACCGGCGAGGAGGTGGGCATCGCCAAGCTCGACGGGCGGTTGGAGAAGGTGAAGATCACCAAGCTCTTCAGCTTCCGCGGGCTCAAGCGCGAGGACATCGACGAGACCACGCTGGGCGACATCGTGGCGGTGGCGGGGGTAGAGGGCATCACCATCGGCGAGACCATCACCGGAGCGGAAGAGCCGGCGCCGCTCGCGCCCATCTCCATCGACGAGCCCACCCTGGCCATGCTGTTCACGGTGAACACCTCGCCCTTCGCCGGGCGCGAGGGCAGCTACGTCACCTCGCGCAACCTGCACGAGCGCCTGGAGAAGGAACTGCTCACCAACGTCTCCATCCGGGTGAAGGAGACCGGCAACAAGGATTCCTGGAAGGTGATGGGGCGGGGCGAACTGCAGCTCGCCATCCTCATCGAGATGATGCGGCGCGAAGGCTTCGAATTGATGGTGGGCAAGCCCGAGATCGTCACCAAGCGCGTGAACGGCAAGCTGCAGGAGCCGGTGGAGCGGCTGACCATCGACATCCCGGAGAACTTCGTGGGAGTGGTGATCGAGAAGCTGGGCGGGCGCAAGGGCGAGATGCTGAAGATGCACAACCACGGCTACGGGCGGGTGCGGCTGGAGTTCCGCATCCCCAGCCGCGGGCTGATCGGGCTGCGCTCGGAGTTGCTCACCGACACGCGCGGCACCATGGTCATGAACGCGCTCTTCGACGGCTACATCGAGTGGCAAGGAGAGATCCCGCACCGGCCCACCGGCGCGCTGGTGGCCGACCGCCCCGGCACCACCACCGCCTACGCGCTGTGGGGGCTGCAGGAGCGCGGCGAATTGTTCACCGGGCCAGGGGTGGAAGTGTACGAGGGCATGATCATCGGGGAGAACGCCCGCGACAACGACTTGGACGTGAACGCGGTGCGGGAGAAGAAGTTGACCAACATGCGGGCCTCCACCGCCGACGAGGCCATCCGCCTGGTTCCCTTCCGGGCGCTGAACCTGGAGCAGGCCATCGAGTTCATCGCCGAGGACGAGTTCGTGGAGGTCACCCCCAAGTCGCTGCGCCTGCGCAAGAAGGTGCTGCCGTCCAACCGCCGGCCGCGCAAGAACCAGGTGCCGGCGGGGGTGGAGAAGGAATAGGCGCGGGGCGCCTCCCTTGCCCGCTCGCTGCGCTCGCGGCCTGTCGGCGCTGGAGACTATTCCGGCACGCGACCCCGGGGCTGACGCCCCGGGCTAACCCAAATGCCGCCCTCCGGGCTGGGTCGGTCGAGCGTGCTCGATCGCTGTACCAAGGAGATTTGTCTCCGTGCCTCCGTGTCTCTGTGTCTCCGTGGTGGGTCTTCCCTAGCAGGAGTCACGGCGGAAATAGATCCAGAACTGGACCTGGGCTGAGACCGGCTCCCGGCCCTTCCTGGCGGGCTCGAAGCGCCACTTGGAGATGATGTCGGCGGCGCGGTCGTCCAGGCCCAGTCCGAAGGGGTCGGTGATCAGCAGGGCGCGCAGGGAGCCGTCGGGACCGATTACGCCTGCCAGCCCCACCTCGCCCTCGATCTGGCTGCAGACGGCGATGGGAGCGTCGAGGGAGTCGCCGCGGCCGATCACCCGCGGCCAGGAGACGTCGCCGCGGCCGGGGGTGTACAGGGTCTCGCCAGGGAGGAAGTCGGCCAGCGCGAACTCCACCGACTGCCACTGGTTGGTGAGCACGAACCTCCAGTAGGAGGGGGTGAAGTCGGCGAGCCTCTCGTCGGCGCGCAGGAAGACGCGGGCCAGCAGGCGCAGGGCGTCGGCGCGGGTGCGCGGCGGCTCCGGCCACTGCACCTCCACCGTGACCGGCCCGGCGTTGTGGTGGCGCAGATGCCCTGACGAGCCGAAGAGGAAGTGCTGGCGGCGGCCGCGCAGCACGATGGCGTCGCGGGTGAGGGAGACTTCCTGCACGCGGATCTGGGCGTCGGTGGTCCAGGGGCCCACGGGGCCCGCTTCCAGGGGCAGGCCCAAGGAATCGAAGCGCAGCCGCTCGCCCGAGTAGAAGGTGCGCAGGGTCACCATCTGGTCGGCGAACGTCTGCCGAAGCTGTGCTTCCAAAGCCGCGTCCTGGCCCCGGGCGGGCAGGGGCAGAAGCAGCAGGACGAGGGCCAGCAGCCGGCGCATGCCCCCTATTCTAGCGGGCGGGAGGCAGGGGGCTTTCGTGTAACTTAGGGGCGCGCGGGGCGTCCCAGAAGCATCCAATCCAGGGACGCGGGCCACGTTCTTCCAAGCGAGGAAAGCGAGCATGCTGATCAAGAAAGCGGCAGACATCCTGGCATCGGAGATCACGCCCCAGAGCATCTACCTGAACCGGCGGAAGTTCCTGGCCGGGGCGGCGGCGGTGGGAGCGCTGGCCGTGGGCGGAGTGAAGCTCGCCGAGATGCTGCAGCCGGACCAGGGCGCGGCGGCCGCGGCCGCCAGGATCGATGGCATCCAGAAAAGCGCCTTTTCCACCGACGAGAAGCCCACCCCCTTCAAGGACATCACCAACTACAACAATTACTACGAGTTCTCCACCGACAAGTACGAGCCGGCGGGGCTGGCGGCGGCCTTCCACCCGCGTCCCTGGACGGTGAAGGTGGAGGGCCTGGTGAAGAAGCCGCAGACTTACGACCTGGACACCATCCTGAAGATGGCGCCGCCGGAGGAGCGCGTCTACCGCCACCGCTGCGTGGAGGGATGGTCGATGGTGATCCCCTGGGTGGGCTTCCCGCTGGGCGCCTTCCTCAAGCAGGTGGAGCCGCTGGGCAAGGCCCAGTACGTGGCCTTCGAGACCGTGTACCGGCCCAACGAGATGCCGGGGCAGCGCTCCGACGTGCTGGCGTGGCCGTACGCGGACGGGCTGCGGCTGGACGAAGCCATGCACCCGCTGGCGCTGCTGGCCTTCGGTCTCTACGGCGACACCCTGCCCAACGTGGACGGAGCGCCGCTGCGCCTGGTGGTGCCCTGGAAGTACGGCTTCAAGAGCATCAAGGCCATCGTCAAGATCAAGCTGGTGGGGAAGCAACCGCCCTGCTCCTGGAACGTCGCCATTCCCCAGGAGTACGGCTTCTACTCCAACGTGAATCCCAACAAGGACCACCCGCGCTGGAGCCAGGCCACGGAGCGGCGCATCGGGGAGTTCTTCAAGCGCAAGACCCTGATGTTCAACGGCTACGACCAGGTGGCCTCGCTCTATAGCGGCATGGACCTGCAGAAGAACTTCTGATGACGAACCGGCGGATCGTCGGGCTGAAGGTGGGAGTGTGGCTGGCGTGCCTCACGCCGCTGGGGTTCCTCGTCTGGAAGGGACTGACCGACCGGCTGGGGGCCAATCCCATCTCCGTGATCACCCTCTCCACCGGGCTGTGGACGCTGACCTTCCTGATGATCACGCTCGCCATCACGCCCTTGCGGCGGCTGACGGGGCAGGCGTGGCTGATCCGCTTCCGGCGGCTGGTGGGGCTCTTCGCCTTCTTCTACGGGTGCCTGCACCTGACCACTTACGTGTGGCTGGACCAGTTCTTCGACGTGCACAGCATGCTGAAGGACGTGTACAAGCGGCCCTTCATCACCGCCGGCTTCACGGCGTGGGTGCTCATGCTGCCGCTGGCGCTGACCTCGACGGCGTGGGCCATCCGCAAGCTGGGCGGGAAGAACTGGCAGTGGCTGCACCGGCTGATCTACCTGAGCGCGACGGCGGGGACCATCCATTTTTATTGGCTGGTGAAGAAGGACGTCACCGTGCCGGTGCGGTACCTGGTGGTGCTGGGGGTGCTGCTGGGTGCGCGCGTGGCGCTGTGGGCGTGGCAGCGGCGGCGGGTAGCGGCCCCGGCGCTGCAGCCGGAAGCGGCGGATTAGAAACGGTCGTTGGTCGTCAGTCGTTGGTCGTTGGCCTTCGGTCGTCGGCAAGAGTCGTTGGTCGTTGGCCCTACTCCCCTTAGCTCCTGGCAACCAGCTACTAGCTACCTCTTGCCAAGTATCGCGGCACAGGCCAGAATCTCTTCCCCGGAGAAGGCGATGGCGCGAGAGTACAGAACCGGCGACTGCGTGCTGGCCATGACCACGGGGCCGGACCTGGTCCTCTCTCTCACCTGCAACCTGGCGCAGCGCTGGCAAGTCACGGTCTTCGATTCCGCGAAGAAGAAAGCCACGCTCACCGACCACGAAGAGCCCACGCTGGAGGCCGCCAAGCGCTTTGCCACCGGCTTCGTCGCGTCCCAATACGGCGTGGATGTGGGCGGCGCCACCTGGAAGGAAGTGCTGAAGGTGCGGCCCTCGGGGCCCTCGGGATGAACATCCACAAGGCGACCAAGCGCTACGAGGCCTGGGTGGGCAAGCGCACTACGCTGGTGCCGGCCGACCTGAAGAGCAAGCACGAGCGCATGGCGGAATCGCCGTTCCTCTTCTTCCGCGGCACCTTCTACCGCTGGGCGCAGCTCTGGCCCAGGGTCTGTCCGGAGCTGGCCGCGGCCCCGGAGGTGCTGGGCGTCGGCGACCTGCACGTGGAGAACTTCGGCACCTGGCGCGACGTGGAGGGCCGGCTGGTGTGGGGCATGAACGACCTGGACGAGGTCTACTGGATGTCCTACGCCAACGACCTGGTGCGGCTGGCGGCCAGCGCCCAACTGGCCGCCGAAGCCGCTCACCTGGACCTGATCGCCAAGGACGCGGCCGAGGCCATCCTGGAAGGCTACCGCGAAGGCCTGGAGGCAGGCGGTCGCGCCTTCGTGCTCGACGGCCGGCATCCCTGGCTGCGCGAGGTGGCGGTGAGCGAATTGCGCGAGCCTGTCCGCTACTGGAAGAAGATGGAAGCTCTGCCCCGCGCCCGCGAGGTCCCGGAGAGCGCGCGCGAGGCCCTGGAAGCGCTGCTGCCGGAGCGCAGCTTGCAGTACAACCTGCGCACGCGGGTGGCGGGCATGGGCAGCCTGGGCCACCAGCGCTTCGTCGCCCTGGCCGAGTGGAGGGGCGGGCGGGTGGCGCGCGAGGCCAAGGCGCTGGTGCCCTCCGCCTGGGTCTGGGCCAGCGACCAGCCACGCTCACAGGAGATCCTCTACAACTCCATGCTCAGCCGGGCGGTGCGCTGCCCCGACCCCTTCGTGCACCTGCGCGGGCACTGGGTGGTGCGGCGGCTGGCCCCGGACTGCTCCCGCATCGAGCTGGCCACGCTGCCCAAGGAACGCCATGACCTCCACCTGCTGCACTCCATGGGCTTCGAGACGGCCAACGCGCACCTCGGCAGCGAGAATGCTATCCGCAAGATAAAGAAGGATTTAGACGAGCGTCCCGGCAACTGGCTGGGCAAGGCGGCGGCTCGCATGGCCGACGCCCTGCGGGACGATTGGAAGGAGTGGAAGGGTTAGCGGAGGGAGTTCCGCCCGCTCCCGCGAGGGGTGGTCGTCGTAGTATCCTTGGGGGAGCGTCAGGCGACCCGCTAGCCGGTTCCCGACCACGATACCGCTTCCCCAATACTGCAGCACCTCTATGGCCCGCATCTCGCTGGAAAACCCGGCCTGCTACCTGAACCGTGAACTGTCGTGGATGGCCTTCAACCGGCGGGTGCTGGAGGAGGCCGAGGACGAGCGCAATCCCCTGCTGGAGCGGGTGAAGTTCCTGGCCATCACCGCCAGCAACCTCGACGAATTCTTCGAGGTGCGCATCGCCGGCCTGCTGCAGCAGATCGAAGACGCCTACACCGAGCCGGGAACGGACGGGTTGACCCCCACGGAGGAGCGCGACCTGCTGGCGCGCGAGACCCACGACTTCGTGGCAGCGCAGTACCGCTGCTGGAACCAGCGGCTGCGTCCGGCGCTGGCCGAGCAGGGCATTCGGGTGCTGGGGCTGGACGAACTGGACGCCGCCAACCGCGCCTTCGTGCAGGAGTACTGCGACAAGGAGCTGGATCCCCTGCTCACCCCGGTCACCGTGGACCCGGCGCATCCTTTCCCGCGGGTGATCAACAAGGCCCTGTGCCTGGCGCTGCTGCTGAGGCGGCGGCGGCGCTCGGCGGCCGCCTACATGGGAGTGGTGACCGTGCCGCGGGCGCTGCCGCGGGTGGTGCGCCTGCCCTCCAGCCACGGCACCACCGACTACGTCTTCCTCGCCGACCTGGTGACGGCGCACGCCCAGCGCATGTACCAGGGTTACGAGATCGTCTCGGCGGCGGCCTTCCGCGTCACTCGCAACTCCAACCTCTACCTGGAAGAGGAAGAGTCGCGCAACCTGCTGGAGTCGGTGCGCACGGAACTGCACAACCGGCGCAAGGGGGACGCGGTGCGGCTGGAGATCGAGGCCGAGGCCTCGGCGGAGATCATCGAGCGGCTGCGCACCAACTTCAGCCTGGAGCCCTGGCAGGTGTATCCCACCGAGGGCGCCGTGAACCTCTCCCGCCTGTTCAACATCTACGAGCAGACCGAGCGCCCCGAGCTGAAGTACCGCGCCTTCGTGCCGCGGGAGCTGCACCTGACCGCCAAGTCCAAGGACCTGTTCGAGGAGTTGCGGCGGCACGACGTGCTGCTGCACCATCCCTTCGACAGCTACGACGCGGTGGTCTCGTTCCTGCAGGCGGCGGCCGAGGACGAGCGCGTGCTCTCCATCAAGCAGACGCTCTACCGCACCAGCGAGGACTCGCCCATCATGCGGGCCCTGATCGAAGCGGCGGCGCACAAGGAAGTCACGGTGGTGGTGGAGGTGAAAGCGCGCTTCGACGAGGCCTCCAACATCCGCTGGGCGCGCAGCCTGGAGGACGCCGGGGTGCAGGTCTTCCACGGGCTGGTGGGGCTGAAGACGCATTGCAAGCTGGCGCTGCTGGTGCGCCGCGATCCCGACGGCGAAGTGCGCCGCTACGCCCACCTGGGCACCGGCAACTACAACCCCGTCACCGCGCGCTTCTACACCGACCTGAGCCTGCTGACCGCCGACTCGGAGATGACCGGGGCGGTGCACGGCGTCTTCAACTTCCTCACCGCCTACTCGGAGCAGCCGCACTACGATCCCCTGCTGGTCTCGCCGCTGGACCTGGCGGAACGGTCGCTGGAACTGATCGCGCGCGAGGCCGAGCACGCCAAGCGCGGGCGTCCGGCGCGCATCGTGGCCAAGATGAACTCGCTCACCGACAAGAACCTCATCCAGGCGCTCTACCGGGCCTCACAGGCGGGAGTGGAGATCGACCTGATCGTGCGCGGCATGTGCTGCCTGCGCCCGGGAATGCGGGGCGTGAGCGAGCGCATCCGCGTGCGCTCCCTGGTGGGGCGCTTCCTGGAGCACAGCCGCATCTTCTGGTTCGCCAACGGCGGCGAGGAGGAGATCTACGTGGGCAGCGCCGACTGGATGCCGCGCAACCTCTACGAGCGCGTGGAGGTCACCTTCCCGCTGCGCGATGAACTGCTGAAGCAGCGCGTGCGCCAGGAGATCCTGGAAGCCTACCTCGCCGACAACGTGAAGGCGCGCCTGCTGCGTCCCGACGGCAGCTACCTGCCGGCGGGGCTGCTGGTGAACGGCAGCGCGCGCCGCAGCAAGGCGCGGGCGGCCTCCCCCTTCCATGCCCAGGAGTTTCTCATCGGGCTGGCGGAGGGCCGGCAGGTGCTGGACCAGATGCCCGGACACGCCCCCCGGCGCGCCCGCTCCAGTAGAATCAGGGAGACGCGGTAAGCCATCATGACCATCTACTTCCTCCGCCACGCCAGCGCCGGCCAGCCCAAGAAAGGGAACCCCGAAAAGGACGCGAAGCGCGCCCTCGACCCCGACGGCATCGAGCAGTGCCGCTACATCGGCAGCGCCCTGGCGGCGCTGGACATCACGGTGGAGGCGCT encodes:
- the msrP gene encoding protein-methionine-sulfoxide reductase catalytic subunit MsrP, which encodes MLIKKAADILASEITPQSIYLNRRKFLAGAAAVGALAVGGVKLAEMLQPDQGAAAAAARIDGIQKSAFSTDEKPTPFKDITNYNNYYEFSTDKYEPAGLAAAFHPRPWTVKVEGLVKKPQTYDLDTILKMAPPEERVYRHRCVEGWSMVIPWVGFPLGAFLKQVEPLGKAQYVAFETVYRPNEMPGQRSDVLAWPYADGLRLDEAMHPLALLAFGLYGDTLPNVDGAPLRLVVPWKYGFKSIKAIVKIKLVGKQPPCSWNVAIPQEYGFYSNVNPNKDHPRWSQATERRIGEFFKRKTLMFNGYDQVASLYSGMDLQKNF
- a CDS encoding protein-methionine-sulfoxide reductase heme-binding subunit MsrQ → MTNRRIVGLKVGVWLACLTPLGFLVWKGLTDRLGANPISVITLSTGLWTLTFLMITLAITPLRRLTGQAWLIRFRRLVGLFAFFYGCLHLTTYVWLDQFFDVHSMLKDVYKRPFITAGFTAWVLMLPLALTSTAWAIRKLGGKNWQWLHRLIYLSATAGTIHFYWLVKKDVTVPVRYLVVLGVLLGARVALWAWQRRRVAAPALQPEAAD
- a CDS encoding DUF2252 family protein codes for the protein MNIHKATKRYEAWVGKRTTLVPADLKSKHERMAESPFLFFRGTFYRWAQLWPRVCPELAAAPEVLGVGDLHVENFGTWRDVEGRLVWGMNDLDEVYWMSYANDLVRLAASAQLAAEAAHLDLIAKDAAEAILEGYREGLEAGGRAFVLDGRHPWLREVAVSELREPVRYWKKMEALPRAREVPESAREALEALLPERSLQYNLRTRVAGMGSLGHQRFVALAEWRGGRVAREAKALVPSAWVWASDQPRSQEILYNSMLSRAVRCPDPFVHLRGHWVVRRLAPDCSRIELATLPKERHDLHLLHSMGFETANAHLGSENAIRKIKKDLDERPGNWLGKAAARMADALRDDWKEWKG
- the ppk1 gene encoding polyphosphate kinase 1 — encoded protein: MARISLENPACYLNRELSWMAFNRRVLEEAEDERNPLLERVKFLAITASNLDEFFEVRIAGLLQQIEDAYTEPGTDGLTPTEERDLLARETHDFVAAQYRCWNQRLRPALAEQGIRVLGLDELDAANRAFVQEYCDKELDPLLTPVTVDPAHPFPRVINKALCLALLLRRRRRSAAAYMGVVTVPRALPRVVRLPSSHGTTDYVFLADLVTAHAQRMYQGYEIVSAAAFRVTRNSNLYLEEEESRNLLESVRTELHNRRKGDAVRLEIEAEASAEIIERLRTNFSLEPWQVYPTEGAVNLSRLFNIYEQTERPELKYRAFVPRELHLTAKSKDLFEELRRHDVLLHHPFDSYDAVVSFLQAAAEDERVLSIKQTLYRTSEDSPIMRALIEAAAHKEVTVVVEVKARFDEASNIRWARSLEDAGVQVFHGLVGLKTHCKLALLVRRDPDGEVRRYAHLGTGNYNPVTARFYTDLSLLTADSEMTGAVHGVFNFLTAYSEQPHYDPLLVSPLDLAERSLELIAREAEHAKRGRPARIVAKMNSLTDKNLIQALYRASQAGVEIDLIVRGMCCLRPGMRGVSERIRVRSLVGRFLEHSRIFWFANGGEEEIYVGSADWMPRNLYERVEVTFPLRDELLKQRVRQEILEAYLADNVKARLLRPDGSYLPAGLLVNGSARRSKARAASPFHAQEFLIGLAEGRQVLDQMPGHAPRRARSSRIRETR